One window of the Candidatus Zixiibacteriota bacterium genome contains the following:
- a CDS encoding exported hypothetical protein (Evidence 5 : Unknown function), whose protein sequence is MFPLKFVRSISSVTAFLVLIAIPQIVLAAVPQYSATITQTYSEHHRSQMRPFQQLPLPRSRPGETPLNLKPAVNQSAMAVTEMLHPALGKNNRGMIFKGYEYYEGSPTDGYIWWNISTDNGSTWNTACAWDIQGVTYPSLDYWKSGKEFYAGMVSPPSFFSGGGIILMQFPKPESLSTWSGQWVDWSITGWHDMKMSDIACDSGMESWNWGFQSLVMSRTIADTNLIDVPVIFYQIDNLGYTLIDWYDSLGGCFSTSAAIDHVTKKSYAVYDRFDTSVYQWQLFVRQDRFGQWELPGAAVGKHYADPYLDIRFPAVAAYDGDVLIAATVINSDPMNPVEGKIVCWHTSDGDITHLSEAVLVAGTDSLGDYPRIAHISDRNFVITFDRNELAYATFTCDGGSTWTDPVIMSDQVLGEFRNADIANGGANAVWEQVVSSNTQLDYVELGQGDDDGDGILNSCDNCVLISNVEQTDTDLDGIGDACDNCLTIVNPDQSDTDADGVGDLCDNCPTVYNPEQIDSDTDGLGNACDPDDDNDGVPDGVDNCPTVYNPDQLDSDHDGVGDACIFICGDANGNGMVNILDVSFIINFLYKHGAAPNPIQTADVNHTGSINILDVAYLINFLYKSGPALNCL, encoded by the coding sequence ATGTTTCCGCTTAAATTTGTCAGATCAATAAGTTCGGTGACGGCATTTCTGGTACTGATTGCAATCCCGCAGATTGTACTTGCCGCTGTCCCGCAATATTCAGCAACCATAACTCAGACATATTCGGAACACCATCGGAGCCAGATGAGGCCGTTCCAACAGCTTCCTCTTCCGCGGAGCCGGCCGGGGGAAACGCCGTTGAATCTCAAACCGGCCGTGAACCAATCGGCGATGGCCGTCACAGAAATGCTGCATCCGGCCCTCGGCAAAAACAACCGGGGAATGATTTTTAAAGGGTACGAGTATTACGAAGGCAGTCCGACCGACGGGTATATTTGGTGGAACATTTCAACAGATAATGGGTCCACCTGGAACACCGCCTGCGCCTGGGATATCCAGGGAGTAACTTACCCGTCGCTTGATTATTGGAAAAGCGGCAAGGAATTTTACGCCGGCATGGTGTCGCCACCGTCATTTTTCAGCGGCGGCGGGATCATTCTTATGCAGTTCCCCAAACCGGAATCGCTCAGCACCTGGTCGGGACAATGGGTGGATTGGAGTATTACCGGGTGGCACGATATGAAAATGAGCGATATCGCCTGCGACAGCGGCATGGAATCCTGGAACTGGGGATTCCAATCGCTGGTAATGAGCCGGACCATTGCGGACACGAATCTGATTGATGTGCCAGTAATTTTCTATCAGATCGACAATCTGGGATATACTTTGATCGACTGGTATGATTCGCTGGGAGGATGTTTCAGCACGTCGGCGGCAATTGATCATGTCACAAAAAAGAGCTACGCCGTATATGACCGTTTTGACACTTCGGTATATCAATGGCAACTATTTGTTCGTCAGGATCGTTTCGGACAGTGGGAACTTCCGGGCGCGGCAGTAGGGAAACATTATGCCGATCCCTATTTGGATATAAGATTCCCGGCCGTGGCCGCCTATGATGGAGATGTGCTGATAGCGGCGACCGTGATCAATAGTGACCCAATGAATCCGGTGGAAGGCAAAATAGTCTGCTGGCACACATCTGACGGTGATATCACTCATCTCTCCGAGGCGGTGCTCGTAGCCGGAACCGACTCGCTCGGGGATTATCCCCGAATCGCTCATATCAGCGATCGCAATTTTGTCATCACTTTTGATCGCAATGAATTGGCCTATGCTACCTTCACCTGCGACGGGGGGAGTACCTGGACCGATCCGGTAATAATGTCCGATCAGGTTCTAGGCGAGTTCCGCAATGCCGATATCGCCAACGGCGGGGCCAACGCCGTATGGGAACAGGTGGTTTCATCCAATACTCAACTTGACTATGTGGAGTTGGGTCAGGGTGATGATGACGGTGACGGGATTCTCAATAGTTGTGACAATTGCGTTCTCATATCCAATGTCGAACAGACCGACACCGATTTGGACGGAATCGGCGATGCCTGCGACAATTGCCTGACAATTGTCAATCCGGACCAAAGCGATACCGATGCCGATGGTGTCGGGGATCTTTGCGATAATTGCCCGACGGTTTATAATCCCGAGCAGATTGATAGCGATACCGACGGGTTGGGAAACGCCTGTGATCCCGATGACGACAACGATGGTGTGCCGGACGGCGTGGATAACTGCCCGACCGTCTATAATCCCGATCAACTTGACAGCGATCATGACGGGGTCGGTGATGCCTGCATATTTATCTGCGGTGACGCCAACGGGAACGGGATGGTTAATATTCTCGATGTGAGTTTCATCATAAATTTCCTTTACAAGCACGGGGCGGCCCCA
- a CDS encoding conserved hypothetical protein (Evidence 4 : Unknown function but conserved in other organisms) — protein MAPAAGAATGGMNMVNQGFWQSFGSGSCCIKPGDANNNGAFNILDVSYIINFLYKSGPALICQSQGDVNANGVLNILDVSYM, from the coding sequence ATGGCTCCGGCCGCCGGGGCCGCCACAGGCGGGATGAATATGGTTAATCAGGGATTCTGGCAATCCTTTGGGTCGGGAAGCTGCTGTATAAAGCCGGGCGACGCCAATAACAACGGGGCTTTCAATATTCTCGATGTAAGTTATATCATAAATTTTCTTTATAAGTCGGGGCCGGCGCTTATATGCCAATCACAAGGGGATGTCAATGCCAATGGCGTCCTCAATATCCTTGATGTATCTTACATGTGA